Proteins encoded together in one Mycobacterium simiae window:
- a CDS encoding TetR/AcrR family transcriptional regulator, translating to MSTKPAPAELESEGEFDRRDQILEAANECFTQLGIQRTSVQDVARKANVSRGTVYRYFEDRNVLIDAAIEFGAQRFYREVASAMAKKNTLAEQVGAMAQTHARILLDHRTRNRLMADDAELMRHMISDGDTAVRRSTHFLEPYVRAARERGEVGTGVDVTAASEWLARIIWSFSTVNQAQTFDMSKPDTVRRYVEAFAINGLR from the coding sequence ATGTCGACGAAACCCGCCCCTGCCGAACTCGAATCGGAGGGGGAGTTCGATCGCCGCGACCAGATTCTCGAGGCGGCCAACGAATGCTTCACTCAGCTCGGCATTCAGCGCACGAGCGTGCAGGACGTCGCCCGAAAAGCCAACGTGTCACGGGGCACGGTGTACCGGTACTTCGAAGACCGCAACGTGCTCATCGATGCCGCGATCGAATTCGGCGCGCAGCGGTTCTATCGCGAGGTCGCTTCGGCGATGGCGAAGAAAAACACGCTGGCGGAGCAGGTCGGGGCGATGGCGCAAACTCACGCCAGAATCCTCCTCGACCATCGGACGCGGAACCGTTTGATGGCCGACGATGCCGAGCTGATGCGGCACATGATCTCCGACGGTGACACGGCGGTCCGGCGATCCACCCATTTCCTCGAACCCTATGTGCGGGCCGCGCGCGAGCGCGGCGAGGTGGGCACCGGCGTCGACGTCACCGCGGCCAGCGAATGGCTGGCCCGCATCATCTGGTCATTCTCCACCGTTAACCAGGCCCAGACGTTCGACATGTCGAAGCCGGACACTGTCCGGCGCTACGTGGAGGCTTTCGCCATCAACGGGCTTCGCTGA
- a CDS encoding SDR family NAD(P)-dependent oxidoreductase produces the protein MAVVGDDARNEGSVELGVAGRNFVLVGGTTGIGFAAAQQLAVNGANVALLARDGERARARAERLTADYGVGAVGIAVDAAAAGDGVGRAVDRAAASLGPLRGLAVTAGPMNQQGPFLEHGDESWDWYYQLILMGTVRSCRAVIPHLQRNGGGTIVTTAAYSVRAPKVLIPPYNALKAAVLTLSKILAKTHGPEGIRVNTVCPGLFDTEVNDFIRARRAAEYGVALEDAVYTHLASNPDWNMRVALGRGGHPEEAGELIAFLLGDRAAFMTGAAVNIDGGTDF, from the coding sequence ATGGCTGTCGTCGGCGATGACGCCAGAAACGAGGGCAGCGTGGAACTTGGTGTGGCGGGGCGCAACTTCGTCCTCGTCGGCGGGACGACCGGTATCGGGTTCGCCGCCGCCCAGCAGCTCGCCGTCAACGGCGCCAACGTGGCGCTGCTGGCTCGTGACGGAGAGCGCGCCCGAGCGCGTGCCGAGCGACTGACCGCAGACTACGGGGTGGGCGCGGTCGGCATCGCCGTCGACGCCGCGGCCGCCGGTGATGGCGTGGGCCGCGCCGTCGACCGCGCGGCCGCAAGCCTGGGTCCGTTGCGCGGCCTGGCCGTGACCGCGGGACCGATGAACCAGCAGGGGCCGTTCCTCGAACACGGCGACGAGTCGTGGGACTGGTACTACCAGTTGATTCTGATGGGAACCGTGCGTTCCTGCCGCGCCGTCATCCCGCACCTGCAACGCAATGGCGGCGGAACCATCGTGACGACGGCCGCGTATTCCGTTCGTGCGCCGAAGGTCCTGATTCCGCCGTACAACGCTTTGAAGGCGGCGGTATTGACCTTGTCGAAGATTTTGGCGAAAACGCATGGCCCGGAGGGCATCAGGGTGAACACCGTGTGCCCCGGACTATTCGATACCGAGGTGAATGACTTCATCCGCGCCCGGCGGGCAGCGGAGTACGGGGTGGCGTTGGAGGACGCGGTTTACACTCACCTGGCAAGCAACCCGGACTGGAATATGCGTGTCGCCCTTGGCCGCGGCGGGCATCCCGAAGAAGCGGGCGAGCTGATCGCCTTTCTGCTCGGCGACAGGGCAGCTTTCATGACGGGCGCGGCCGTCAACATCGACGGGGGCACGGACTTCTAA
- a CDS encoding class I adenylate-forming enzyme family protein — protein sequence MGESARTFSYDPLPYPPVVPSMLANLVAAYGDNDFVVSSAGGGTIERITYAQADFRSAEMARRLLAAGITRGVRIGILAPNGPDFVVAFLATTRIGAVAVPINTFFQPPELRWLLRDADIHTLLSVDSMLGKDMLARVGDATGELSSPRAPLILERLPQLRNIFGLGNAERPWPSAWPDPVPEAFLRACESTVRPSDDLVVIYTSGSTSDPKGVIHTHGTAITHSRFVATQHEWKPDDRVYIPMVFFWVAGLVFGLLGPMQTGATILTEHKFDAGDVLRLLESERATYATGFPHVGRALANHPDFSSTDLSSLRAGYHQVLLPPELRAANPSLLVTQLGMTETCSSHTWWPPHEPVPQTKRGSLGISAPGYQHKVVDESGVAVPNGTVGEICVRGTAMMRGMVGRQHGDLFDADGWYHTKDAGYLDDDGFLYFAGRTDDMIKTSGANVAPVEVEAVIGGVDGVRIAYVVGVPDPDKGALVCAVVVLNQGRRMSQDELAAACRKELAAYKIPKRWVIFPDDDRLPYTTTNKIDKPRLVKLLTSGELA from the coding sequence ATGGGTGAATCCGCACGAACGTTCAGCTATGACCCGCTGCCGTACCCACCCGTCGTCCCGTCGATGCTGGCCAACCTAGTCGCGGCCTACGGAGACAACGACTTCGTCGTCAGCTCGGCCGGTGGAGGGACGATCGAGCGGATCACGTACGCGCAGGCTGATTTTCGGTCGGCCGAGATGGCGCGGCGGCTGCTTGCGGCGGGGATCACCAGAGGCGTTCGGATCGGAATCTTGGCGCCCAACGGACCCGACTTCGTGGTCGCCTTCCTGGCGACCACGCGGATCGGCGCCGTGGCCGTGCCGATCAACACCTTCTTTCAGCCGCCGGAGTTGAGGTGGCTGCTTCGCGACGCCGATATCCACACCCTGCTATCGGTCGACTCAATGCTCGGCAAGGACATGCTGGCGCGTGTCGGCGATGCCACGGGCGAGCTTTCGTCCCCGCGCGCACCGCTGATCCTCGAACGGCTGCCGCAGTTGCGCAACATCTTTGGGCTCGGCAACGCCGAGCGCCCATGGCCCAGTGCATGGCCGGACCCGGTGCCCGAAGCGTTTCTGCGCGCGTGCGAATCCACCGTCCGCCCCTCCGACGACCTGGTCGTCATCTACACATCGGGAAGCACGTCGGACCCCAAGGGTGTCATCCACACGCACGGCACCGCGATTACACACTCTCGCTTCGTCGCCACGCAGCACGAGTGGAAGCCCGACGACCGGGTCTATATCCCGATGGTGTTCTTCTGGGTTGCCGGGTTGGTCTTCGGTCTGCTCGGACCGATGCAGACCGGTGCCACTATTCTCACCGAGCACAAGTTCGACGCCGGCGACGTGCTGCGCCTGCTCGAATCCGAACGGGCCACCTACGCAACAGGATTCCCCCACGTGGGCCGGGCACTGGCGAATCATCCCGACTTCTCGTCCACAGATCTGTCAAGTCTGCGCGCGGGATACCACCAGGTCCTGTTACCGCCGGAACTGCGCGCGGCCAATCCGTCGCTGCTGGTCACACAGTTGGGGATGACCGAAACGTGCAGTTCGCACACCTGGTGGCCACCACACGAACCGGTACCGCAAACCAAGCGCGGGTCGCTCGGGATATCCGCACCCGGCTATCAGCACAAGGTTGTCGACGAGTCGGGCGTAGCGGTGCCCAACGGGACGGTCGGGGAAATCTGCGTGCGGGGAACGGCCATGATGCGCGGCATGGTCGGACGGCAGCACGGCGACCTGTTCGACGCCGACGGCTGGTATCACACGAAGGACGCCGGATACCTAGACGATGACGGGTTTCTGTATTTCGCCGGACGCACCGACGACATGATCAAGACCTCGGGCGCCAACGTCGCGCCCGTGGAGGTGGAGGCGGTGATCGGCGGCGTCGACGGCGTCCGGATCGCCTATGTCGTCGGCGTTCCCGACCCGGACAAGGGTGCGCTCGTCTGCGCCGTCGTCGTGCTCAATCAAGGGCGGCGCATGTCGCAAGACGAGCTCGCGGCAGCGTGCCGAAAGGAACTGGCCGCGTACAAGATTCCGAAACGCTGGGTGATTTTCCCCGACGACGACCGGCTGCCCTACACCACCACGAACAAGATCGACAAGCCCCGCCTGGTGAAGTTACTGACGTCGGGGGAGCTGGCGTGA
- a CDS encoding acyl-CoA dehydrogenase family protein, protein MLSNALGFGFTDEQNELRRVVRSFFESKADEAQVRRHMESPLGYDPLLWAQMSDELGLVGLAIPEEFGGQGFTFVELGVVAEELGRALVPSPYFASSVLASSALLGSGDDAAQRRYLPGIASGATIASLAVTEESGLWEAGAIRSRARKTADGWVVDGAKAYVLDGCSADVLLVAAQTDSGLSLFAVDRFDRVARRALSTLDQTRKQARIEFSATPASLVGREGGAEAVLRSTLALGCAALAAEQVGGAQRCLEMAVAYAKARRQFGKPIGSFQAIRHKCADLFLDIECARGAAYYAVRAAAQRAPELPAVASLAKACSSEAYARAAAANIQIHGGIGFTWEHPAHLYFKRAQSSGRLLGDAPYHRGLLADEIGL, encoded by the coding sequence ATGTTAAGCAATGCGCTGGGATTCGGTTTCACGGACGAGCAGAACGAGTTGCGCCGCGTCGTGCGCAGCTTCTTCGAGAGCAAGGCCGACGAAGCGCAGGTGCGCCGCCACATGGAATCACCGCTGGGCTACGACCCACTGTTGTGGGCGCAGATGTCCGACGAACTGGGCCTGGTCGGGCTCGCGATCCCGGAAGAATTCGGCGGCCAAGGCTTCACCTTCGTCGAACTCGGCGTCGTCGCCGAGGAGCTGGGGCGGGCGCTGGTTCCCTCGCCGTACTTCGCATCTTCGGTACTGGCGTCGAGCGCGCTCCTCGGTTCCGGCGACGACGCGGCCCAGCGCCGATACCTGCCGGGCATCGCGTCCGGAGCGACTATCGCCAGCCTCGCGGTCACCGAGGAGTCGGGCCTCTGGGAGGCCGGCGCGATCCGATCGCGGGCCCGAAAAACGGCCGACGGGTGGGTGGTGGACGGAGCCAAAGCCTATGTCCTCGACGGCTGCAGCGCCGATGTGCTGTTGGTAGCCGCCCAGACTGACTCCGGATTGTCGCTGTTCGCGGTCGACCGCTTCGACCGCGTTGCTCGGCGCGCGCTGTCCACCCTGGACCAGACCCGAAAACAGGCCCGTATCGAATTCAGCGCCACGCCGGCGTCGCTCGTCGGTCGCGAGGGCGGCGCGGAGGCGGTGTTGCGATCGACCCTCGCACTCGGCTGCGCCGCGCTGGCCGCAGAACAGGTCGGCGGCGCGCAACGCTGCCTCGAGATGGCCGTTGCTTACGCGAAAGCCCGCAGACAGTTCGGCAAGCCCATCGGCTCATTCCAGGCCATCCGCCACAAGTGCGCCGACCTCTTCCTGGACATCGAATGTGCCCGCGGCGCAGCCTATTACGCGGTGCGGGCTGCGGCCCAACGCGCGCCCGAATTGCCGGCGGTGGCATCGTTGGCCAAGGCGTGCAGTTCCGAGGCCTATGCCCGCGCTGCCGCCGCCAATATCCAGATTCACGGTGGCATCGGATTCACCTGGGAGCATCCCGCCCATCTCTATTTCAAGCGGGCTCAATCGTCGGGGCGCCTGCTGGGCGACGCCCCCTATCACCGGGGACTTCTCGCCGACGAAATCGGGCTCTGA
- a CDS encoding nuclear transport factor 2 family protein, with translation MTGLEERIARLEAIEEIRQLAARYAVALDMRDFDSLVNLFVDDVGVPGKCRGRDAMRQWYDAEVRPTLLGSAHGVLGHVIDVHGADTASGLVYSRNDLETETAWFIEMLAYLDRYERRDGHWYFARRTPLFWYRSDITDPPVGPRKVRWPGSPGQDGSFHDAFPSWEEFWAADPGHFDAPVPAPAAVGEWLRTLRRGAGAPRVSPTGRGAPRS, from the coding sequence GTGACCGGACTGGAGGAGCGAATCGCCCGCCTGGAGGCCATCGAGGAAATTCGTCAGCTGGCGGCGCGGTACGCGGTGGCATTGGACATGCGTGACTTCGATTCCCTGGTAAACCTTTTCGTCGACGACGTCGGGGTGCCGGGCAAGTGCCGCGGCCGCGACGCGATGCGCCAATGGTACGACGCAGAGGTGCGTCCGACGCTGCTGGGCAGCGCGCACGGTGTCCTCGGTCATGTTATCGACGTTCACGGCGCCGATACCGCGAGCGGACTTGTGTACTCGCGCAATGACTTGGAAACCGAGACCGCGTGGTTTATCGAGATGCTGGCCTACCTGGACCGCTACGAACGGCGGGACGGCCACTGGTATTTCGCGCGCCGCACCCCGCTGTTCTGGTACCGGAGCGACATCACCGACCCGCCGGTCGGCCCACGGAAGGTGCGCTGGCCCGGCAGCCCCGGCCAGGACGGCTCGTTTCACGACGCGTTTCCCTCGTGGGAAGAGTTCTGGGCCGCCGACCCCGGACACTTCGACGCGCCGGTCCCGGCCCCCGCCGCCGTCGGTGAGTGGCTGCGCACATTGCGCCGGGGCGCTGGCGCGCCGCGGGTGAGCCCGACGGGACGCGGAGCCCCGAGGTCTTGA